The region CCCGCCTCCGCGACCGCCTGCAGCAGAAAGGCGGCACGCTGTCCGGCGGCGAGCAGCAGATGCTCGCAATGGGACGGGCCCTGATGGCGCGCCCCGAGATGCTGCTGCTGGACGAGCCGTCCATGGGGCTCTCCCCGATCCTGGTCGAGGCGATCTTCGACATCATCCAGAACATCAATCGGCTCGGTACCACGATCCTGCTGGTCGAGCAGAACGCGCGCATGGCCCTGCGGGTGGCGCATCGCGGCTACGTCATCCAGACCGGGCGCATCGTGCTTCACGACACCGGCGCCGCTCTGCTGCGCTCCGACGTGGTGCGCAAGGTCTATCTGGGAGAGAAGTAGAAGTAGCGTCCGATGGACCTCCGCCCATCCCAGCGCCAGATAGAGCTGATCGCCCTGGCCCGAGGCCTGGCGCTCGAGCGCTTCGCCCCGCGCGCCGAGCGCCACGACCGGGAGGCCTCGTTCCCGCTCGACGACTACGCCGATCTCCGGACCAGCGGGCTCCTCGGGCTCTGCGTGCCCGCCGAGCACGGCGGCCTGGGCGCGGACTACGAGACGTACTGCCTGGTCGCCGAGCAGATCGCCCAGGGCAACGCCTCGACCGCCCTGACCTTCAACATGCATTGCCTGACCATGCTGATGATGGGCGTGATCGCCGACCAGATGCCGATGGCTCCGGCGACGCGGGAGCGCCACGAGAAGCTGCGCGCGGCCAAGTTCCGCGAGGTCATCGAGGGCGGCGTCTTCTACGGTCAGCCCCACAGCGAGCCGGTGGAGCAGGGCGAGACCGACACCGCGCTGCGCATGGGCGGACGCCGCTTCGGCACCACCGCGCGCAAGGTCGACGGCGGCTACGTGGTCAACGGACGGAAGTTCTTCGTCTCCCTGGCCGACTCCGCCCCGTACTTCGCCACCCCGGCGATTCGTTTGGGTGACGAGCCCTGGATCGAGCGGACGCTCTACCTGAAGGTGCCGAAGGACGCGCCCGGCGTCTCCTTCCCCGGCGACTGGGACCCGATGGGGATGCGCGGCACGGTCAGCCGCGACATGCTCTTGAAGGAGGTGTTCGTCCCGGACGACGGCGAAGTGCTGCCGCCGGGCCTGTTCGGCGCGATGTACAACGCCCTGCCGCAGCTCTCGCCGCTGACCTTCTGCGCGACGTTCCTGGGACTGATGCAGGCGGCCTATGACGGCGCGCTGGCCTACCTCACCGGTCAGATGCCCGGCTCGCCCGGCCTTCACACCGAGGCCGCGGCGAAGGGACACGCGGTGGCCGAGATGCTCTTCGCCCTCGAAGGGACGCGCGCGCTCTACTACCGCGCCATCTCGGAAGCGCGCGTCGGCTGCTCCCCCGACGTCGTCCAGCGCGCGCGCGCCGCGCACGT is a window of Candidatus Methylomirabilota bacterium DNA encoding:
- a CDS encoding ATP-binding cassette domain-containing protein, whose translation is RLRDRLQQKGGTLSGGEQQMLAMGRALMARPEMLLLDEPSMGLSPILVEAIFDIIQNINRLGTTILLVEQNARMALRVAHRGYVIQTGRIVLHDTGAALLRSDVVRKVYLGEK
- a CDS encoding acyl-CoA dehydrogenase family protein, whose amino-acid sequence is MDLRPSQRQIELIALARGLALERFAPRAERHDREASFPLDDYADLRTSGLLGLCVPAEHGGLGADYETYCLVAEQIAQGNASTALTFNMHCLTMLMMGVIADQMPMAPATRERHEKLRAAKFREVIEGGVFYGQPHSEPVEQGETDTALRMGGRRFGTTARKVDGGYVVNGRKFFVSLADSAPYFATPAIRLGDEPWIERTLYLKVPKDAPGVSFPGDWDPMGMRGTVSRDMLLKEVFVPDDGEVLPPGLFGAMYNALPQLSPLTFCATFLGLMQAAYDGALAYLTGQMPGSPGLHTEAAAKGHAVAEMLFALEGTRALYYRAISEARVGCSPDVVQRARAAHVTVQRSAVTVTQEAIRVCGGRGLLKRYPLERYARDARAGALMRPWTQEIATQQAWEAALGLGE